Part of the Micromonospora inyonensis genome, AGAGGTCCCGCACGAGCGTGGTCTCCCGGCGAATCTGCTCGACCGTCACCCCGGCCCCGGGTGGGGTGGTCATCGGCGTGTCCATCATGATCCGCCAGACGCGTTCGGCATCGATGCGTGCCGCGTCCAGCTGCCGGTCGGCCGGTGTGTACGCCTGCCCGGTCAGGTCGAACACCGAACACTCGAGCGCGGCGGCCAGGTCAACGACCATGTACCGGTCGGTGCGCTGCTGTCCACGCTCGATCCGGGACCACGACGTGTGGGAGATGCCGGCTCGACTGGCGGCGTGCCGGATGCTCCACCCGCGCAGTTCCCGGCGGGCACGGATGCGGTCACCGATCGACGGATCGTTCGGTATGGGGCGACGAGGCATGGGCGGGTGCTCCCCGAGAGCCGGACTGGTCGGCGGCCCCGACCGGCGTTCGATCCGACGGGCCGCAACTTCGGACAGTACACGTACGGCTACGGTACGCGGCGTTGGTCGGGCAACGTTGACGGCACCAGGCCCGCCAGGCCGGCCCGGGTGTCGACCAGGTCGGCCAGGGCGCCGGCCAGGGCGTCGTACCGGATGGGAAGCAGGATGTCGCGCAGCCCGGCCTCGACGTCGAGCAACGCCGCGACCTCCGCTCCGATCGTGCACAGTCCGATGGGGAACGTGTCGGGCGTGTCCACCGGTGCCGTCCGGTCCATGTTTCCTCCCCCTCCGGTCACCGTCGGTCCGGCTCCTCGCGCAGCAGCGCGGCCAGCGTCCGCCTGGCCTTCAGCAGGCTGCTTCTGACCGCCTCCGGAGTCATGTTCAGCTGCTCGGCGATCTCGGCCGGTTGGTAGCCCTCCAGGGTCCAGGCCATCACCTGACGCTGCCGGGAGGGCAGGTGTCCGAGCAGGCGGAGTTCCTCCTGTCCGGCCTCCCAGGCGGCGATCTCGGAGACGGACGCCCGCAACAGGGGAGTGCGGTCCGCGAGGTCGTCGGTGGGCAACTCCACCAGCCCGGCCATGCGTCGGGCGTACTCCCGGGAGGCGACCCGGCGCGTCCACGGCCCCGGACTGCGGATGGTGTCCCACTGCTCCAGGGCCCGGCGCATGGTCTCCTGGGCGACGTCCGCGGCGTCCGCGACGGACGCGCCCTGCCAGACCAGGAACGCCACCAGCCTGCCTACCTCGTTGCGGTAGAAGGCGCTGAACGCCGCGACGGTCGCCGACGACAGGCCGTCCCGGTGCCGCTGCGGTGCGGTGCCCGGCGTCGCTCGGTGCTCCCTGGGCCTGGTCGATCCCCCGGGGCGCTCATCCACGACGCTCGTCGTCCTTCCGGGACGGCACGGTCAGGGTGCAGCAGGAGCCGTCGGCCCGCCGCTCACGTACCTGTCCACCGGCGGGTAGTGCCGAGACCAGCGCCACCAGGGTCTCCCCGCGCGCCTGCTCCTGGCGCACCCGCCACTGGAGCCGGATCCACAGCGCAGAAACTGTGCCGGCCTTGGCCACGACCGCCAGACCGATCCACCCCCAGGTCACAATGTCCACCGCACCTCACTCCGTTCGTGCGCGACGGTTGCGCGTCGTCGTGGTGAAGAGCGACAGCGGGTGGTCTCCGTGAACCGCCGGGCCGGACTTTTTCCGGGGACGGCCGATCTGTCTCCCGGACGGGCCGCTGACCGTTGACCGGACGACCGGGCTCACGCCGCATCGCGTCTGCGAGGCCCGGGGCGGAACCAGGGATGGCTTTCGCAAGGGCTGGTTGGTATGTGGGTTGGTAGGTGCGGGCGGTAGGGTGTCCCGGTGACGAGTTACCGGATCGGCGAGGCCGCCGAGCTGCTCGGCGTGAGCGCCGACACCGTACGCCGTTGGGTCGACGGCGGCCGGCTGCCGGCCGGGCGGGACACCCACGGCCACCGGGTGATCGACGGGGTCGAGCTGGCCGGGTTCGTCCGGGCCCAGGCCGCCGGGCCGGACGAGCGGTCGGAGTTCTCGTCCGCGCGCAACCGGCTGCGGGGCATCGTCACCGGCGTGGTCAAGGACGCGGTGATGGCGCAGGTCGACATCCAGGCCGGCCCGTTCCGGATCGTGTCGCTGATGAGCCGGGAGGCGGTCGACGAGTTGGATCTGCGGGTCGGGGCGGTGGCGCTGGCGGTGATCAAGTCGACCACGGTGGTGGTGGAGCGTCCGTCGGCGACGCGGGGGAGGGTGGGGTCGTGAGGGTACGCGGCGTCCTGGCCGCTCTGGTGGCGTCGGCTGTGCTGTCCGGGTGCGGCGGCCCCGGCTCCGCCGCCGGCGGCACGGAGACGGTCACCGTCCTCGCGGCGGCGTCCCTGACCGACGTGTTCACCACGCTCGCCCGGGATTTCGAGGCCGACCGGTCGGGCACCCGGCTGCGTCTCACCTTCGGCGGCAGTTCGGCGCTGGCCACCCAGATCAACCAGGGTGCCCCGGCCGACGTCTTCGCCTCGGCCGCGCCCGCCCCGATGCGGGCGGTCACCGACGCGGGCAACGGCGACGGCACACCGGTCACGTTCGCCCGCAACCAGTTGGTCGTCGCGGTGCCGAGGGGCAACCCGGCCGGGGTCACCGGGCTGGCCGACCTGACCAGGCCCGGGGTGAAGGTCGCGCTCTGTGCCGAGCAGGTGCCCTGCGGCGCGGCGGCGCGTACCGCGCTCGACGCCGCCGGGGTGACACTCACCCCGGTCACCCTCGAACAGGACGTCCGGGGCGCGCTCGCCAAGGTGACCCTCGGCGAGGTGGACGCCGCCCTGGTCTACCGCACCGACGTCCGGGGCGCGGACGACGTGCAGGCAGTCGAGTTCCCCGAGTCGTCCCGCGCGGTCAACGACTACCCGATCGTCGTGCTCACCGACGCGGCGAACCGGTCCGGCGCGCGGGCCTTCGTCGACCACGTACGGTCCGAGCGGGGCCGGGCGGTGCTCGCCGCCGCCGGCTTCCAGTCCCCGTAGTGCCGGCGCGCATCCGTACCTCCGGGGTGTCCACGCGGCGGCAGGTGCCGATCGCGCTGCTCGTGCCGGCCGC contains:
- a CDS encoding RNA polymerase sigma factor, whose protein sequence is MDERPGGSTRPREHRATPGTAPQRHRDGLSSATVAAFSAFYRNEVGRLVAFLVWQGASVADAADVAQETMRRALEQWDTIRSPGPWTRRVASREYARRMAGLVELPTDDLADRTPLLRASVSEIAAWEAGQEELRLLGHLPSRQRQVMAWTLEGYQPAEIAEQLNMTPEAVRSSLLKARRTLAALLREEPDRR
- a CDS encoding TOBE domain-containing protein translates to MTSYRIGEAAELLGVSADTVRRWVDGGRLPAGRDTHGHRVIDGVELAGFVRAQAAGPDERSEFSSARNRLRGIVTGVVKDAVMAQVDIQAGPFRIVSLMSREAVDELDLRVGAVALAVIKSTTVVVERPSATRGRVGS
- the modA gene encoding molybdate ABC transporter substrate-binding protein — translated: MRVRGVLAALVASAVLSGCGGPGSAAGGTETVTVLAAASLTDVFTTLARDFEADRSGTRLRLTFGGSSALATQINQGAPADVFASAAPAPMRAVTDAGNGDGTPVTFARNQLVVAVPRGNPAGVTGLADLTRPGVKVALCAEQVPCGAAARTALDAAGVTLTPVTLEQDVRGALAKVTLGEVDAALVYRTDVRGADDVQAVEFPESSRAVNDYPIVVLTDAANRSGARAFVDHVRSERGRAVLAAAGFQSP